In Sebaldella termitidis ATCC 33386, one DNA window encodes the following:
- a CDS encoding DKNYY domain-containing protein: MKKIIYLLALLLVIFSTVYTKETDIEEILFKQWDFLVRNENVYYGKQRVPNLDYMSFKKLNAYYLKDRNGIYAVEPTIVVTGWATLEDDENFNNENWYEDKVTDQWFSVEMKAGLISQIGTDNYVLDGQYIFGNGYAVNRTELIHLGKNAAFKVDMGTLRIIDTGLLKCADNDFRCLYSRNMLLKDKNGVYVIVDGYDEVSEVYKMKSVDIPSFEKTGAHLYKDKNRAYTLEDLYKKAVRMKRN, from the coding sequence ATGAAAAAAATTATTTATTTACTGGCTTTATTATTGGTGATATTTAGCACAGTGTATACAAAAGAAACAGATATAGAAGAAATATTATTTAAACAATGGGATTTTTTAGTGAGGAACGAGAATGTTTATTATGGAAAACAAAGAGTTCCTAATCTTGATTATATGAGTTTTAAGAAATTAAATGCTTATTATCTGAAAGATAGAAATGGAATTTATGCTGTTGAACCAACAATTGTTGTTACCGGTTGGGCGACCCTTGAAGACGATGAAAATTTTAATAATGAGAACTGGTATGAAGATAAAGTGACAGATCAGTGGTTTAGTGTGGAGATGAAAGCAGGGCTGATTTCACAGATAGGAACTGATAATTATGTATTGGACGGGCAGTATATATTCGGGAATGGTTATGCAGTAAACAGGACGGAATTAATACATCTGGGTAAAAATGCTGCATTTAAAGTAGATATGGGAACGTTGAGAATTATTGATACTGGTTTATTAAAGTGTGCTGATAATGATTTTAGATGTTTGTATAGCAGAAATATGCTGCTGAAAGATAAGAATGGTGTATATGTGATAGTTGACGGATATGATGAAGTGTCGGAAGTATATAAGATGAAAAGTGTTGATATTCCTAGTTTTGAAAAAACAGGGGCACATCTTTATAAGGATAAGAACAGGGCTTATACTTTGGAAGATTTATATAAAAAAGCTGTCAGAATGAAGAGAAATTAG
- a CDS encoding MarR family winged helix-turn-helix transcriptional regulator: protein MKKKFQELNFDFYIRGIGHSMRYANDQGLAGYNITNQQARLLGEIYDRLESNVEISRRILSKAMRLSGPSVTSLLNGLEKNGFIIRHTGNEDGRTMQIEITSKAMKFIDETNDIFTGTEEKLLCDFTEEEKEIFLELLKKAYKNIT from the coding sequence ATGAAAAAAAAATTTCAGGAATTAAATTTTGATTTTTACATAAGAGGTATAGGACACAGCATGCGTTATGCAAATGATCAGGGACTTGCGGGGTATAATATTACAAATCAGCAGGCACGGCTTCTTGGTGAAATATACGACAGACTGGAGAGTAATGTGGAGATAAGCCGACGTATTCTAAGCAAGGCAATGAGACTCAGCGGGCCTTCTGTTACCAGTCTTTTGAACGGATTAGAAAAAAATGGATTTATTATACGTCACACGGGAAACGAAGACGGGCGTACTATGCAGATAGAGATAACTTCCAAAGCTATGAAGTTTATAGATGAAACTAATGATATCTTTACCGGAACAGAGGAAAAACTACTTTGTGACTTTACTGAGGAGGAGAAAGAGATATTTTTAGAATTACTAAAGAAAGCTTATAAAAATATAACTTAA
- a CDS encoding MATE family efflux transporter, giving the protein MNNENNTLYYLEKAPVSKAIVHMAVPMILSMVINIVYNITDAFYIGMLNNTSMLAAITLALPFTTILMALGEIFGTGGSTYISRLLGENNLERVKKASSVNFYLSLFTGVIFILISVPFMPQILQVLGVGVETAGPTRDYVLAYTFGAPFVIANFNLGQTVRGEGASKESLIGMIISVAVNMILDPVFIFSFHMGITGAAIATVIGNVCAVIYYIWYLAKKSSVQSVSFRYFKPDMKILGNIFKVGISAFLLSCFLIVSGLMFNNYAMIYGEHVVAAFGIANRVCQISDFIGMGLYMGVVPLIAYSYAAGDTERLNRILKTVFIYLGAIVFGIAVVLFFFREQVIRMFSSDIEVIRVGMTILAALLASTLFAGLSGMFTSMFQAFGKGVQSNIMSVTRGIALIPVIVIGNFMFGLTGVIWAMTISEFCACLMGVGLWILARKGIMGVPVKERAEFDIDMG; this is encoded by the coding sequence ATGAATAATGAAAATAACACTCTATATTATCTGGAAAAGGCACCAGTATCAAAAGCAATTGTGCATATGGCAGTTCCGATGATATTAAGTATGGTTATTAATATAGTTTATAATATTACTGATGCATTTTACATAGGGATGCTGAATAATACTTCAATGCTGGCAGCCATTACTCTAGCACTTCCATTTACTACAATTCTTATGGCTTTGGGAGAGATATTCGGAACAGGAGGAAGTACGTATATTTCACGTCTGTTAGGTGAAAATAATCTGGAAAGAGTGAAAAAAGCTTCATCTGTTAACTTTTATCTTTCGCTGTTCACGGGAGTAATTTTTATTTTGATAAGTGTACCTTTTATGCCGCAGATTTTACAGGTCTTGGGTGTCGGAGTTGAAACAGCCGGACCTACAAGGGATTATGTGCTGGCTTATACATTTGGAGCGCCGTTTGTAATAGCTAATTTTAATTTGGGGCAGACTGTACGCGGAGAAGGGGCTTCTAAGGAATCGTTAATTGGGATGATAATTAGTGTAGCTGTAAATATGATTCTTGATCCTGTGTTTATATTTTCGTTTCATATGGGAATTACAGGGGCTGCTATTGCCACTGTTATCGGGAATGTTTGTGCTGTGATTTATTACATATGGTATCTGGCAAAGAAAAGTTCTGTGCAGAGTGTTTCATTCAGATATTTTAAGCCTGATATGAAAATATTGGGCAATATATTCAAAGTGGGAATTTCTGCATTTTTACTGTCATGTTTTTTGATTGTGTCTGGTTTGATGTTTAATAATTATGCAATGATATATGGGGAACATGTAGTGGCAGCTTTTGGAATTGCAAATCGTGTATGTCAGATTTCAGATTTTATAGGAATGGGACTTTACATGGGAGTAGTACCTTTGATTGCTTATTCTTATGCTGCCGGTGATACTGAAAGGCTTAACAGGATTTTGAAAACTGTGTTTATTTATTTAGGGGCTATTGTTTTTGGGATTGCAGTTGTTTTATTCTTTTTTAGAGAGCAAGTTATAAGGATGTTTAGTTCTGATATAGAAGTCATCAGAGTAGGGATGACTATTCTGGCCGCTTTGTTAGCTTCTACACTGTTTGCAGGATTGTCTGGGATGTTTACAAGTATGTTTCAGGCTTTTGGTAAGGGTGTACAGTCTAATATAATGTCTGTTACAAGAGGGATTGCTTTAATTCCAGTTATTGTTATAGGGAATTTTATGTTTGGGCTGACTGGTGTTATATGGGCTATGACTATTTCGGAATTTTGTGCTTGTTTGATGGGGGTTGGATTATGGATTTTGGCTAGGAAAGGGATTATGGGAGTGCCTGTGAAGGAGAGGGCGGAGTTTGATATAGACATGGGGTAA
- a CDS encoding DKNYY domain-containing protein encodes MKRVIFLLSLLILMFNITYTEEEDIEEILYKQWSFSVKDESVYYGKQKISNLDYLSFEKLNDYYVRDKNGIYGIIRTVVVTGWETLAVDDNFKNENWYEDKEIDQWYSLEIEAEKISQINRENYILDGQYIFGSGYGANRGKIIYLKKNVPFKVDMKTLKIVDNNISDCDDNNLECNFYRNILLKDKNGVYGLADTDDETEVYKIKNVDISSFEKTGIRLYKDKNKGYNAENLEKRLVRMRRN; translated from the coding sequence ATGAAAAGAGTTATTTTTTTACTTTCTTTATTGATATTAATGTTTAATATTACATACACGGAAGAAGAGGATATAGAGGAAATACTATATAAACAGTGGAGTTTTTCAGTGAAGGACGAAAGTGTCTATTATGGAAAGCAGAAGATTTCTAATCTTGATTATCTGAGTTTTGAGAAATTAAATGATTATTATGTGAGAGATAAAAATGGAATTTATGGGATAATAAGAACTGTAGTTGTCACTGGATGGGAAACACTCGCTGTTGACGATAATTTTAAAAATGAGAACTGGTATGAAGATAAAGAGATTGATCAATGGTACAGTCTTGAAATAGAAGCAGAAAAAATTTCTCAGATAAATCGTGAAAATTATATTCTGGACGGGCAGTATATATTTGGGAGTGGTTATGGTGCTAATAGAGGGAAAATAATATATTTGAAGAAAAATGTACCATTCAAGGTTGATATGAAAACATTGAAAATTGTTGATAATAATATATCAGATTGCGACGATAATAATTTAGAGTGTAACTTTTATAGAAATATACTGCTTAAAGATAAAAATGGTGTTTATGGTTTAGCAGATACAGATGATGAGACAGAAGTGTATAAAATAAAAAATGTTGATATTTCTAGTTTTGAAAAAACCGGTATACGTCTTTATAAGGATAAAAATAAGGGTTATAATGCAGAGAATTTAGAGAAGAGGCTTGTTAGGATGAGGAGGAATTAG
- a CDS encoding helix-turn-helix domain-containing protein: protein MFKSRLNILMAERNINKLTDLQNAMEKKGYKISYPTLHRIFHGNKLDKMNLESVVKLINFFNCTFEELFDIR from the coding sequence ATGTTTAAAAGCAGACTTAATATTCTAATGGCAGAAAGGAATATTAACAAACTCACAGACTTACAGAATGCTATGGAAAAGAAAGGCTATAAAATTTCCTATCCTACACTCCATAGAATTTTTCATGGAAATAAGCTAGATAAGATGAATTTAGAATCTGTAGTAAAACTAATAAATTTTTTTAACTGTACATTTGAAGAATTATTTGATATTAGATAA
- a CDS encoding tetratricopeptide repeat protein, producing MDETEMKRKKVISILKMVLILLVLLLLCTCFYEGSSYRSQVLKHIEKIGDNPTQNQIDEMFISGQYIYGDDPESAKLYFEKVAEYEPRAAYYLSEYYYEKKDMDNYLKWAKHAGERGVGDAQFNLGVYYKEKNKLKEAEKWYIKAAEQGHVEAQYNLGVLYEKNNRLEEAENWYIKSAEQGFVNAQYNLGVLYEKNNRLEEAKNWYLKAAEQSFVDAQYNLGVLYEKKDRLEEAKNWYSKAASQGDKEAAENLKILEKMGD from the coding sequence ATGGATGAAACTGAGATGAAAAGAAAAAAAGTGATTTCTATATTAAAAATGGTGCTGATATTACTAGTATTATTGCTTTTATGTACTTGTTTTTATGAAGGCAGCAGTTATAGAAGTCAGGTATTAAAGCATATAGAGAAAATAGGTGATAATCCCACGCAGAACCAGATAGATGAGATGTTTATTTCTGGACAATACATATATGGAGATGATCCAGAGTCTGCAAAGCTTTATTTTGAGAAAGTAGCAGAATATGAACCGAGGGCAGCTTATTATTTATCAGAATATTATTATGAGAAAAAAGATATGGATAATTATTTAAAGTGGGCTAAACATGCAGGTGAAAGAGGGGTTGGAGATGCACAGTTTAATTTGGGGGTGTACTATAAAGAAAAAAATAAATTGAAAGAAGCAGAGAAGTGGTATATAAAAGCGGCGGAACAGGGACATGTGGAAGCCCAGTATAATTTAGGAGTTTTATATGAAAAAAATAATCGATTAGAAGAAGCTGAAAATTGGTATATAAAATCAGCAGAACAAGGTTTTGTGAATGCCCAGTATAATTTAGGAGTTTTATATGAAAAAAATAATCGATTAGAAGAAGCCAAAAATTGGTATTTAAAAGCAGCAGAGCAAAGTTTTGTGGATGCACAATATAATTTAGGAGTTTTATATGAAAAAAAAGATCGATTAGAAGAAGCCAAAAATTGGTATTCGAAAGCTGCAAGTCAGGGAGATAAAGAAGCAGCAGAAAATTTAAAGATACTGGAAAAAATGGGGGATTAA
- a CDS encoding tetratricopeptide repeat protein: MDETEIKRKKVISILKIILILLVLLLVCTCFYEGSSYRSQVLKHIEKIGDNPTQNQIDEMFISGQYIYGDDPESAKLYFERVVEYEPRAAYYLSEYYYEKKDMDNYLKWAKNAGERGVGDAQFNLGVYYDKLSNKREAENWYLKAAEQNNFRAQYNLGVHYYKVGNMKEAENWFLKAAEQNDKSAQYNLGVLYYESKQLEKAQNWYEKAAVQGHVGAQEELSKLMGGEK; this comes from the coding sequence ATGGATGAAACTGAAATAAAAAGAAAAAAAGTAATTTCAATATTAAAAATAATACTGATATTATTGGTGTTACTGCTGGTATGTACTTGTTTTTATGAAGGTAGCAGTTACAGAAGTCAGGTATTAAAGCATATAGAGAAAATAGGTGATAATCCTACACAGAACCAGATAGATGAGATGTTTATTTCTGGACAATACATATATGGAGATGATCCAGAGTCTGCAAAGCTTTATTTTGAGAGAGTAGTGGAATATGAACCGAGGGCTGCTTATTATTTGTCGGAATATTATTATGAGAAAAAAGATATGGATAATTATTTAAAGTGGGCTAAAAATGCAGGTGAAAGAGGGGTTGGAGATGCACAGTTTAATTTGGGGGTGTATTATGATAAGTTATCTAATAAAAGAGAAGCAGAAAACTGGTATTTAAAAGCTGCAGAACAAAATAACTTTAGAGCACAGTATAATTTAGGAGTGCATTATTATAAAGTGGGTAATATGAAAGAAGCGGAAAATTGGTTTTTAAAAGCAGCAGAACAGAATGATAAGTCTGCTCAATATAATTTAGGAGTATTATATTATGAAAGTAAACAGTTAGAGAAAGCTCAAAACTGGTATGAAAAAGCGGCTGTTCAAGGACATGTGGGAGCACAAGAAGAATTGAGTAAACTAATGGGAGGAGAGAAATAA
- a CDS encoding PAAR-like protein — translation MFLINNSYESKFIKIFYNPKIDDIKDKFTITKDSGKSVVCDGATLNCPNGEIRTESFSNTPYIYTNTTTVTSNSISQGVASGYGAGQEIKPVMITFVVPNPKILLMGIDPIGLSTHILRENFEPLPNLYCKKTGDLCKIKNKAFCWENISYEVIINGANGLVKNSVLKCMEDMSVEITVIDNGQNPEIKNRDMYILLKNYGIGYDGIRHIKEYGGGGLRIVSGVTKIYTGVVTTGLSGGTTVVIFIDGVNDIVQGSRKVINHSVNWYSENETGEYGDFEVMEAGLILHQSIMGIDSEQAEANSKTVVKIYDKGDQMWGVFTIFYSPYNKISKVYDKETQTMMKIYDETSSGSNLVNTALGKNTPVKEITLANKITYSEGFKRALNDAKEFHKNNPSSYSLSNLSEAYKENLPFIQGSKLDLARTAGSKVVTGASRAYQIVGDREIYNAVIEDDFFYTIIGD, via the coding sequence ATGTTTTTAATAAATAATAGTTATGAATCTAAATTTATAAAAATATTTTATAATCCTAAAATTGATGATATAAAAGACAAATTCACAATCACCAAAGACTCCGGTAAAAGCGTAGTTTGTGACGGAGCAACATTAAATTGTCCAAATGGTGAAATAAGAACAGAAAGTTTTTCAAATACACCTTACATATATACAAACACTACAACAGTAACAAGTAATTCAATATCGCAGGGAGTGGCTTCAGGTTACGGGGCAGGTCAGGAAATAAAACCTGTCATGATTACTTTTGTTGTACCAAATCCAAAAATTTTGCTGATGGGTATAGATCCTATTGGTCTAAGTACACATATTTTAAGAGAAAATTTTGAACCACTGCCTAATTTATATTGTAAAAAAACCGGAGATTTATGCAAAATAAAAAATAAAGCATTTTGCTGGGAAAATATCTCATATGAAGTGATTATAAACGGAGCAAATGGTTTGGTAAAAAACTCAGTGCTTAAATGTATGGAGGATATGAGTGTAGAGATTACTGTCATTGATAATGGGCAAAATCCTGAGATAAAAAATAGAGATATGTATATTTTACTTAAAAATTACGGAATAGGTTATGATGGGATCAGGCATATAAAAGAATATGGAGGAGGCGGGTTACGAATAGTATCAGGGGTTACAAAAATATATACAGGAGTAGTTACGACAGGATTGTCAGGAGGAACTACAGTTGTAATTTTTATTGACGGGGTAAATGATATAGTACAGGGTTCCAGAAAAGTGATAAACCATTCTGTAAACTGGTATTCAGAAAATGAAACGGGAGAATATGGTGATTTTGAGGTAATGGAAGCAGGTCTAATCTTACATCAGAGTATTATGGGGATAGATTCTGAACAGGCAGAAGCAAACAGTAAAACAGTAGTAAAGATATATGATAAGGGTGATCAGATGTGGGGAGTCTTTACAATATTTTATTCTCCTTATAATAAAATTTCAAAAGTTTATGATAAAGAGACTCAGACGATGATGAAAATATATGATGAAACTAGTTCTGGATCAAATTTAGTAAATACTGCACTTGGGAAAAACACTCCGGTGAAAGAGATAACTCTAGCCAATAAAATAACATATTCAGAAGGATTTAAAAGAGCGTTAAATGATGCCAAGGAATTCCATAAGAATAACCCGTCATCTTATTCACTATCTAATTTAAGCGAAGCATATAAAGAAAATTTGCCGTTTATTCAGGGAAGTAAACTGGATTTAGCCAGAACAGCCGGAAGTAAAGTAGTTACAGGAGCCAGCAGGGCATATCAGATAGTCGGAGACAGAGAGATATACAATGCCGTTATAGAAGATGATTTTTTTTATACAATAATAGGAGATTAA
- a CDS encoding iron-containing alcohol dehydrogenase, which produces MLGNFTYSNPTKLYFGKESLNGLNEELPKYGKNVLLIYGGGSIKKTGLYDEVIKILKDNNKEIFEDAGVMPNPTVEKLYEGCERARKGNVDFILAVGGGSVCDYAKAVSVSVYSEEDPWDKYFLRMEDVDNKIIPVGCVLTMVGTGSEMNGGSVITNHESKLKIGHVFGENVFPKFSIMNPVYTFTLPEYQMVAGFFDIMSHILEQYFSGEDDNTSDYLMEGLLKSLIHSSKIAVKNPEDYEARSNIMWTATWALNTLVAKGKSTDWMVHMIGQSVGAYTDATHGMTLAAVSIPYYKHIMPYGLAKFKRFAINVWDVNPEGKSDEQIANEGLECMEKWMKEIGLVMSIKELGATEDMLDGIAKGTFILEGGYKVLNHDEIVDILKESMKA; this is translated from the coding sequence ATGTTAGGAAATTTTACTTATTCAAATCCGACAAAATTATATTTTGGGAAAGAATCGTTAAACGGGCTGAATGAAGAACTGCCAAAATACGGAAAAAACGTACTGCTGATCTATGGCGGCGGTTCTATCAAAAAAACCGGTCTTTATGACGAAGTTATAAAAATCCTTAAAGATAATAATAAAGAGATTTTTGAAGATGCAGGGGTTATGCCGAACCCTACTGTGGAAAAATTATATGAAGGCTGTGAAAGAGCAAGAAAAGGTAATGTAGACTTTATTCTGGCAGTAGGCGGCGGATCTGTCTGTGATTATGCAAAAGCAGTGTCAGTTTCGGTTTACAGTGAGGAAGATCCGTGGGATAAATATTTTCTTCGTATGGAGGATGTAGATAACAAAATTATTCCTGTGGGCTGTGTTCTGACAATGGTGGGAACAGGATCTGAAATGAACGGAGGCTCTGTTATTACCAATCATGAGAGTAAGCTGAAAATAGGTCATGTATTTGGTGAGAATGTATTTCCGAAATTCTCTATAATGAACCCTGTTTATACATTTACTCTGCCTGAATACCAAATGGTAGCGGGATTCTTTGATATTATGTCCCACATTCTCGAGCAGTATTTTTCAGGAGAAGATGACAATACTTCAGATTATCTTATGGAAGGCCTGCTGAAATCGCTTATTCATTCTTCAAAAATTGCAGTGAAAAATCCTGAGGATTATGAAGCAAGAAGTAATATAATGTGGACTGCAACATGGGCATTAAATACCCTTGTTGCCAAAGGAAAGTCTACTGACTGGATGGTACACATGATAGGACAGTCTGTGGGAGCTTACACTGACGCAACACACGGAATGACACTGGCAGCAGTATCAATTCCTTACTATAAGCATATTATGCCTTACGGTCTTGCAAAGTTTAAGCGTTTTGCCATAAATGTATGGGATGTTAATCCAGAAGGTAAAAGTGACGAACAGATTGCAAATGAAGGTCTTGAGTGTATGGAAAAATGGATGAAGGAAATAGGGCTTGTAATGAGCATAAAAGAACTGGGTGCTACCGAAGATATGCTTGACGGTATTGCAAAGGGTACTTTTATTCTGGAAGGCGGTTATAAGGTACTTAATCATGATGAAATCGTTGATATTTTAAAAGAAAGCATGAAAGCATAA
- a CDS encoding ABC-ATPase domain-containing protein: protein MLTHIDLKKLLTSIDGKGYPAYKALKGDYDFGNYTLFFDRVQSDPFASPSKIRISVSHKDSEFPEDIINSDYKKTVLSDFLTRAFEDAVYKFSGDRNGSGNSGIIRIDHCGQEVLERTSVIINDNNTEIRMEAGLPANGRRISGKAAIHIFFDVLPKIINTAGFYKNISRDFLDSQIKLKLDQEYLRKELKKRKLTAFIANGSVLPRESGISDKPLAKNAVLFNSPESLETEFELPNAGLIKGMGIPEGITLIVGGGYHGKSTLLNAIESSVYNHKINDGREMVITRDDAVKIRAEDGRNIEMVNITPFINNLPNNKDTYRFSTENASGSTSQAANVMEALEAGSRLLLIDEDTSATNFMIRDDRMKKLVSREKEPITPFVDKVRQLYEEHGVSSIIVAGGSGDYFKTADHVIMMDEYIPKDVTEEAKAIVSDELPDIEEDEKDKNTAFGEITARVPLKSCFELNGKNTKIKSKEKNSILYGRNEIDLSNLEQLVSDSQTRCLAAMLEYLAKNGFDDKTNLSDTLDKLYDKIKSQGLYCLSGTRNFSGKLALPRKYELSAAINRYRELKIKKY, encoded by the coding sequence ATGCTAACTCATATTGATTTAAAAAAACTTCTGACTTCAATAGACGGAAAAGGATATCCTGCATATAAAGCTCTAAAAGGAGATTATGACTTTGGAAACTACACGCTTTTCTTCGATCGTGTACAGTCAGATCCGTTTGCTTCCCCGTCAAAAATCAGAATTTCTGTTTCGCATAAAGATTCTGAATTTCCGGAAGATATAATTAATTCCGATTATAAAAAAACAGTACTTTCTGATTTTTTGACCAGAGCCTTTGAAGATGCGGTTTATAAATTTTCAGGGGACAGGAACGGTTCCGGCAACAGCGGAATTATAAGAATAGATCATTGCGGTCAGGAAGTGCTTGAAAGAACTTCTGTTATTATTAATGACAATAATACTGAAATAAGAATGGAAGCCGGTCTCCCCGCGAATGGCAGAAGAATTTCCGGTAAGGCTGCGATTCATATTTTTTTTGATGTTCTTCCAAAAATCATCAATACTGCCGGGTTTTATAAAAATATCAGCAGGGACTTTCTTGATTCGCAGATAAAACTAAAGCTTGATCAGGAATATCTTCGAAAAGAACTAAAAAAAAGAAAACTGACGGCTTTTATTGCCAACGGCTCGGTTCTTCCCAGAGAAAGCGGTATCTCAGACAAGCCTCTGGCTAAAAATGCTGTTTTATTTAATAGCCCGGAAAGTCTGGAAACAGAATTTGAGCTTCCCAATGCCGGACTTATTAAAGGAATGGGAATACCGGAAGGAATAACCCTGATTGTCGGCGGTGGATACCATGGCAAGTCCACTCTGCTGAATGCCATTGAGTCCAGCGTTTATAACCATAAAATAAATGACGGACGTGAGATGGTTATTACCAGAGACGATGCCGTAAAAATACGTGCCGAAGACGGCAGAAATATCGAAATGGTGAATATTACCCCATTTATAAATAATCTTCCCAATAACAAAGATACCTACAGATTTTCCACTGAAAATGCCAGCGGAAGTACATCACAGGCAGCCAATGTTATGGAAGCTCTGGAAGCGGGTAGCAGGCTTCTTTTAATAGATGAAGATACTTCGGCAACTAATTTTATGATAAGAGACGACAGAATGAAAAAACTGGTTTCTCGGGAAAAAGAGCCTATAACACCTTTTGTTGATAAAGTAAGACAGCTTTATGAAGAGCATGGTGTTTCCAGTATAATAGTGGCGGGTGGTTCGGGAGACTATTTTAAGACAGCTGATCATGTAATTATGATGGATGAATATATCCCGAAAGATGTAACAGAAGAGGCTAAAGCTATAGTGAGTGATGAGCTTCCCGATATAGAAGAAGATGAAAAAGATAAAAATACTGCTTTTGGTGAAATTACAGCACGTGTTCCGCTTAAATCTTGTTTTGAGCTTAATGGTAAAAACACTAAAATAAAATCCAAAGAAAAAAACAGTATTTTATACGGAAGAAATGAAATTGATCTGTCTAATCTGGAACAGCTGGTAAGCGACAGTCAGACACGCTGTCTGGCTGCTATGCTAGAATATCTCGCAAAAAATGGTTTCGATGATAAAACAAATCTGTCTGATACTCTGGACAAGCTTTATGATAAAATAAAATCTCAGGGACTGTATTGTCTCTCAGGAACAAGAAATTTTTCTGGCAAACTTGCCCTTCCGAGAAAATATGAACTTAGTGCCGCAATAAACAGATACAGGGAATTGAAAATCAAGAAATATTAA
- a CDS encoding nucleotide pyrophosphohydrolase: MTYEDIRNELREFVAERNWEQYHNLKDLALSVSIEASELVEIFQWRNPEDINDEDRQNIKLELADVLIYIFFMCDKLGIEPYEIIKEKMEINKKRVFKF; this comes from the coding sequence ATGACTTATGAAGATATAAGAAATGAATTAAGGGAATTCGTTGCGGAAAGAAACTGGGAGCAGTATCATAACCTAAAGGATCTCGCTCTTTCTGTTTCTATAGAAGCATCAGAGCTGGTGGAAATTTTTCAGTGGAGAAATCCTGAGGATATTAATGATGAGGACAGGCAGAATATTAAGCTCGAGCTTGCCGATGTCCTTATTTATATCTTTTTTATGTGTGACAAACTGGGAATCGAACCTTATGAGATTATCAAAGAAAAAATGGAAATTAATAAAAAAAGAGTTTTTAAATTTTAA
- a CDS encoding DKNYY domain-containing protein — translation MKKFLLSVFIFTGIAVYSDTCNAGFYKIEGNKVYYAYDMNPNPDLVELGKQAEVKGADAKTFNNKADYGKDSKNIYFEGKIIKGVDTKTFEVLSNEKEVKNSGHRAVCYYYAKDKKSVYYKGQIINGADVKTFKVLENLYAEDKNSWYEYGKKINN, via the coding sequence ATGAAAAAGTTTTTATTATCAGTATTTATATTTACAGGTATTGCTGTATATTCTGATACATGCAATGCAGGATTTTATAAAATTGAGGGAAATAAGGTATATTATGCCTATGACATGAATCCAAATCCCGATCTTGTGGAACTGGGAAAACAGGCTGAAGTAAAAGGAGCAGATGCTAAAACTTTTAATAATAAGGCTGATTACGGGAAAGACAGTAAAAATATTTATTTTGAAGGAAAAATCATAAAAGGGGTTGATACTAAAACATTTGAAGTTTTATCAAATGAGAAAGAAGTAAAAAATTCAGGTCATCGTGCAGTATGCTATTATTATGCCAAAGATAAGAAAAGTGTATATTACAAAGGACAGATAATAAACGGGGCAGATGTAAAAACATTTAAAGTATTGGAAAATCTTTATGCAGAAGATAAAAACTCTTGGTATGAATATGGGAAAAAAATAAATAATTAA